One segment of Methanolinea sp. DNA contains the following:
- a CDS encoding response regulator: MTTILIVDDNARNLYLLETVLRGEGYTVTSARNGATALEMARKNPPDMVISDILMPVMDGFELCRRWKADETLRDIPFVFYTATYTDPRDEKFAMSLGADLFIVKPQKTEVLARLILDVLQRYREKRAPPPARPLGEEMEILRQYNEVLFRKLEKKMRDLENEIAEKCRVEKRLSESETFLNAIIENIPDMVFVKDARDLSFVRFNRAAEQLLGYSREEMYGKTDFDFFPPHEAAFFREKDREVLDGNKILDIPRESIHTKHRGTRILHTKKIAVPDTKGEPRYLLGISEDITDQVLAEEALHRATKKLNILNAITFEDIQNILYSLSGYVDLAAKDHHEPHRDRYLEKMGTLLQSLEKTLEFARIFQSLGQNPPAWQDVTFTFLLAASHIDMRGISHRIDVRGLEIYADPLLEKVFYFLIENVIAHGAGATEISLSCRESEQGLTIFFEDDGAGIPEEKKSLIFEKDALGKKNRSLFLVREILSITEISIRETGEYGRGARFDIVVPVGMYRFPEGHLPARVDIAEKT; the protein is encoded by the coding sequence ATGACCACCATCCTGATCGTCGACGACAACGCGCGGAACCTATACCTCCTCGAGACGGTACTCCGGGGCGAAGGCTACACCGTCACCTCCGCGAGGAACGGGGCCACCGCACTCGAGATGGCGCGGAAAAACCCTCCCGACATGGTCATTTCGGATATCCTGATGCCCGTCATGGACGGCTTTGAACTCTGCAGGAGGTGGAAGGCGGACGAAACGCTCAGGGACATCCCGTTCGTCTTCTACACCGCGACGTACACCGATCCCCGCGACGAGAAGTTCGCGATGAGCCTCGGGGCCGACCTCTTCATCGTGAAACCGCAGAAGACAGAGGTTCTCGCCCGGCTGATCCTCGACGTGCTCCAGAGGTACCGCGAGAAACGCGCTCCGCCCCCTGCAAGGCCGCTCGGCGAGGAGATGGAGATACTGCGCCAGTACAACGAGGTCCTCTTCCGGAAACTCGAGAAGAAGATGCGTGATCTCGAGAACGAGATCGCCGAGAAGTGCCGGGTAGAGAAGCGCCTCTCCGAGAGCGAAACCTTCCTGAATGCCATCATCGAGAATATCCCGGACATGGTATTCGTGAAGGACGCAAGGGACCTCTCCTTCGTCCGCTTCAACAGGGCGGCCGAGCAGCTGCTCGGGTATTCGAGGGAGGAGATGTACGGGAAGACCGATTTCGACTTTTTCCCCCCGCACGAGGCGGCATTCTTCAGGGAGAAAGACCGGGAGGTCCTCGACGGGAACAAGATCCTCGACATCCCGCGGGAGAGCATCCACACGAAACACAGGGGGACGAGGATCCTCCACACAAAGAAGATCGCCGTCCCCGACACCAAGGGAGAACCGCGCTACCTCCTCGGCATATCCGAGGACATAACCGACCAGGTCCTCGCGGAGGAAGCCCTCCACCGCGCAACGAAGAAGCTGAATATCCTGAACGCGATAACCTTCGAGGATATCCAGAATATCCTCTACTCGCTCTCCGGGTACGTCGACCTCGCCGCAAAGGACCACCACGAACCGCACAGGGACAGGTACCTCGAAAAGATGGGGACCCTGCTCCAGTCCCTCGAGAAGACACTCGAATTCGCAAGGATCTTCCAGAGCCTCGGCCAGAACCCCCCCGCGTGGCAGGACGTCACATTCACGTTCCTCCTCGCCGCCTCGCACATCGACATGCGGGGGATTTCGCACCGGATCGACGTGAGGGGCCTCGAAATATACGCCGATCCCCTCCTCGAGAAGGTCTTTTACTTCCTCATCGAGAACGTGATCGCGCACGGCGCGGGTGCGACGGAGATCTCGCTGTCGTGCCGGGAATCCGAACAGGGGCTGACGATCTTCTTCGAGGACGACGGCGCGGGAATCCCCGAGGAGAAAAAGAGCCTCATCTTCGAGAAGGACGCGCTGGGGAAGAAGAACCGCTCCCTCTTCCTCGTCCGCGAGATCCTCTCCATCACGGAGATCTCCATCCGCGAAACGGGCGAATACGGCAGGGGGGCACGGTTCGATATCGTCGTTCCGGTGGGGATGTACAGGTTCCCCGAGGGACACCTGCCCGCCCGGGTCGACATCGCGGAAAAGACGTGA
- a CDS encoding response regulator produces MKILYIEDNDQNFYLVSFILRARGHEVMRARDGREGVELAASHRPDLVLLDIQLPGMSGYDTAREMRSRPDLGDIPIVALTSYAMVGDREKALAAGCNGYIEKPINPMTFADQIDGYLHMKGARGEPG; encoded by the coding sequence GTGAAGATCCTCTACATCGAGGACAACGACCAGAACTTCTACCTCGTGAGCTTCATCCTGCGTGCACGCGGCCACGAGGTGATGCGGGCGCGCGACGGGAGGGAGGGCGTGGAGCTCGCGGCCTCGCACAGGCCCGACCTCGTCCTCCTCGACATCCAGTTACCGGGCATGAGCGGGTACGACACTGCGAGGGAGATGCGCTCGCGCCCGGACCTCGGGGATATCCCCATCGTCGCCCTCACCTCGTACGCGATGGTGGGCGACCGCGAGAAGGCCCTCGCTGCCGGCTGCAACGGGTACATCGAGAAACCGATCAATCCCATGACCTTCGCGGACCAGATTGACGGATACCTGCACATGAAGGGAGCCCGTGGTGAACCCGGATGA